The segment GCTCTGCTAAAACTCAAAGATTCTTTTGAATTAAATGGTGTCTTAAATTCCTGGGTTCCAGGCACCAATGCTTGTAAGAATAAGTGGGTTGGTGTCATTTGTTCCAATGGAGCAATTTCAGGCCTTAATCTTCCAAATATGGCTCTCGCTGGAACTATTGATATTGATGCCTTGAAAGAGATTTCCGGCCTTAGAACCATTGGTTTTCAGAACAATTCTTTTTCTGGTAGCATCCCGGAATTCAATAAACTTGGTGCGTTGGAGGCTCTTTACCTGTCCGGGAATCAGTTTTCGGGTGAAATTTCCAATGAATATTTTTCCCGGATGACATCTTTGAAAAAACTTTGGcttgataataacaaattttctgGAAAAATACCCACTTCCGTGATGAATCTACCTAATCTCCGAGAACTCCATCTTGAAGGCAACAAATTCTCAGGTCCAATTCCAGCACCCAAAAAAACCACAGCAATAACTTCTCTGGACCTCTCATACAACAAACTGGAAGGAGAAATTCCGGAAAGCTTTTCAAAATTCACCGCTGCTTCATTTCGAGTAAATGCTAAACTTTGTGGAAAACCGCTAAATGATAACTGCATTTCGACTCACGGGCATGGACCGCCACCCGGCCACTTGGTGGTGGCCGCCGTAATGCTAGCGTTTCTGATATTTTTCATAGTGATGTTTGTGTTCTATTCCAAATATAATAAACACGATGATTTTCACATGTTGGGAAAGGAAGACCTGAACGATGCAATGGAACCTAGTAGCAAAAGCAGCATGGGAAAGCTTAAGGGGAAATCAATGGATACTGAGATGGTAATGGTAAATGATGAGAAAGGTGTTTTCAGGTCATCGGATTTGATGAGGGCGGCTGCTGAGGTGCTGGGGAATAGTAATTTGGGATCTTCTTATAAGGCTGAAGTGATTAATGGATTGACTGTTGTGGTGAAGAGGATAGGATGTATGAATAGAATTGAATCAAGGGATGATTTTCATGCTGAAATGGAAAGAATGGCGACATTAAAACACCCTAATATATTGACTCCTTTGGCCTACCAATACAGCGGTAAAGACAAGCTCATTATATCTGAATACATTCCTGAAGGAAGCTTGTTAAGCAGCCTCCATGGTGATCGTGGGAGTAGCCATGCCAAGCTAAATTGGCCTACCCGTCTGAAGATAATCAAAGGAATTGCAAATGGAATGGGTTTCGTTCATTCAGAGTTTTCATCATATCAACTCCCCCATGGAAATCTCAAGTCCAGTAAtgttcttttaaaagaaaattatcagcCATTACTGACAGACTATGCCTTTCATCCGCTAATCAATCCAGATATTTCAACACGATCATTGTTTGCTTACAAAACCCCGGAGTATATCGAAAAGCAGCAAGTTTGCCCCAAGTCTGACGTTTTCTGTTTGGGAATTGTCATTCTTGAAATTCTGACAGGAAAATACCCAAGTCTATATCAGAACAATGGGGAAACAGATGTCTTGGAATGGGTCCGTTCGGCTATATCTCAGGGGAGAGAACAAGACTTCCTCGATCCAGATTTAGCAACCGATGCAAGTGCATCATCGCTTGGTATGATGGTGCGGCTCCTCCAGATTGGAGCTGCTTGCACTGATGGTAAACCTGAGCATCGACCGGAGATGGGTGAAGTCATAAGGAAGATAGAAGAAATACAAGTTTGAAGAATGTATCAGGGATTAGGACAAGTTTAGAAAGTAAAGCTTCAGAGGAAGATTAGTTTGGGCTATAGAATTAATGACGCCCAAATATAGTAAGGGGTTGTAATTGTTCATGGCATTGGTTTGTATGAGGAATTTTATAGTTTCATTTCTTCATATTAGGGAAAGAAAATGGTAAGGTAATGTATTCATTTTGTAAAACCTTCTTGCTTGATCGAAAgagtttattttgaaaaatttttattttgatatttcaacttaaaaatatattttttaaattctttatttgaaACCCTAAAGTATAGTGACTGAacttataactattatatcGAATAAAGTGTATTTTGTTGTGGTATATTGTTAATCAACTTCAAACTATTGGTACTCTAACCTTTCACATATGGGAGCTTATGTTTGTTCTTTTATcttcaataatatttacttaaatCTTCCATGCAAtgataaaaataagagtgaTTAAATTTATCCACCCATGCTTAATTCTGAAAACATTTTCTATCCATTGAATGTGCAAATTACATTTAACTAAATCTAACTCCATTGACATATAAAGAtctatttaaaaagttaaattattacatTATCTCTAActatttctatatataaaattatcatcaccccaaattaacaaaactttaaaataaacctTCTGCATATCAGATTTGTCCTCAACATTGTCTTCTTCCCTTCTCACTTttacccttttcttttttgtatattttgcaATTCCATTAAGTTTGTGATGGGTTTAAGTTTTACTAGGTATGAGTGGCAATTATAGCAACTAAAATTTCCAAACTTGACTTATTGGCTTCCAAATCTATAAAATGGTCAAATTGTCAAGATTGGGGTTCTTGTGTGTTTGGGTTGGGTGGTGGTGATTTATATAATGAGTTTGCATTTAGATGAGTGACAATTGTGGTGACTAAGGCTTTTAACTTGAATTGTAAAAACTAAATTACAAGTTTTTAAACAAGTAATTTTACAtacgaaaatattttttactagCTTATCTATACTAATTTATGGGATAGCATttgattgtaattttgaaatgagaaaatatatatatatatatatatatatatatatatatatacaatcacatcatctaattatatattgcTTTATTAGTTAGTATGTATAAGTTTGTAATacatgtaaatttatttatttttaaacgtATAAAAAGGCCAATTTGTTATGTATAGGGTTGTAATGAGTTTGGGTTTGGGTTGGTGATTCTTCTGGTAAATTTGAGTTTGGATAGATGACGATTCTGATGAGTTTTGGTTCAGATGGATGATGGCTATGGTAATTAGGGTTCATTAAATAATAGAGATtgaattgtaagtttttaaatttacgAAAAACCAAATTGTTATGCTTTAAGCGCTAAGGTGAGATATGAAAAAATTGTATAAGAATCattctttgtatttttgtttttataaaattagagTTCATTTCTTCATAATGAAGTCAAATTTTGAATGTGAAAATGtgatgtgtatatatattttttagttgtaAATGATCATGTGTTACATACTAACTAAatccaaaatttgattaaatataaggcaaaaggacttatttccacaaaaaaattactcttttttcaaaatttcactatttatctttaaaaaact is part of the Mangifera indica cultivar Alphonso chromosome 13, CATAS_Mindica_2.1, whole genome shotgun sequence genome and harbors:
- the LOC123194171 gene encoding pollen receptor-like kinase 3, with translation MIAVRLLLIVLFVDTLTFSITDNEALLKLKDSFELNGVLNSWVPGTNACKNKWVGVICSNGAISGLNLPNMALAGTIDIDALKEISGLRTIGFQNNSFSGSIPEFNKLGALEALYLSGNQFSGEISNEYFSRMTSLKKLWLDNNKFSGKIPTSVMNLPNLRELHLEGNKFSGPIPAPKKTTAITSLDLSYNKLEGEIPESFSKFTAASFRVNAKLCGKPLNDNCISTHGHGPPPGHLVVAAVMLAFLIFFIVMFVFYSKYNKHDDFHMLGKEDLNDAMEPSSKSSMGKLKGKSMDTEMVMVNDEKGVFRSSDLMRAAAEVLGNSNLGSSYKAEVINGLTVVVKRIGCMNRIESRDDFHAEMERMATLKHPNILTPLAYQYSGKDKLIISEYIPEGSLLSSLHGDRGSSHAKLNWPTRLKIIKGIANGMGFVHSEFSSYQLPHGNLKSSNVLLKENYQPLLTDYAFHPLINPDISTRSLFAYKTPEYIEKQQVCPKSDVFCLGIVILEILTGKYPSLYQNNGETDVLEWVRSAISQGREQDFLDPDLATDASASSLGMMVRLLQIGAACTDGKPEHRPEMGEVIRKIEEIQV